The genomic segment AATGTGTGATAAGAAGTTTCGGCAAATAGGGGAGAAGAAGACACAAGAAAAAAGAAAGGAAGAAATAACAATCCTAGTGATATTTTAGCAGGCATTTAGTATATTTTACCAAATCCAGCGCGGGTTTAGCAAAACCCCCCCTATAGTACAAGGTCTCTCCTTTGCAAAGGAGAGACCTTTGTCTAATTCATAGGGGTCTGACCCCAATTGACCTCAAAACATAAACAAAGGAGTCACCTTTTTCAAAGGAAGATTAAACACCATTTTCCTATTCGGAAGGGTTTGGAGAGTAAAGGTTAGAGTAGGGGAGACCTCGCTTTTTTTCTTGATGTCTTCCTTTTCTTCTTGTTTTTTAATTTTTTCTATTATTCTTTCTTTAAGCTCGGCTACCCCCTCTCCCGTTATAGCGGAGGTGAAAATAACATTTCTAAAATATTTTTTTAATATGTTTATGTCCTTTGCTATATCTATTTTATTAACAACAATAACTTCCTCCTTTTCAATAAGTCCTAAATTCCATTTATACAGCTCGTCGCGAATTGTTTTGTAAGCGTTTGTTTTGGTTATTGATTTTGCGCCACTTTCCAGATTCTCTACAGAAATAATATGTACAAGAAGTTGGGTTCTTTCTATATGTTTTAAAAATTTATCTCCAAGACCCTTGCCTTCGTGGGCGCCTTCTATAATACCCGGTATGTCGGCGATAACCACACCGGGCGTGTGAGAATCCTTCACACCCGGTGTGGTGGTGTGTGTAAAGATAACCCCTAAGTTTGGTTCTAGCGTTGTAAATGGATAACTGCCAACAGGGGCTTTGGTGGTTTTAGTAAGGGCGTTCAGAAGGGAAGATTTACCTGCGTTTGGAAGTCCTACTAGCCCCGCGTTTGCAATAAGTTTTAATTCTAGTTTAAATTCCGCGCGTCCTCCCAATTTTCCTTTTTCCGCGTAGTAAATATGTTTTTCCCGGCTGAATTTTCTTCCTGTATATTCCATTAGCTCCGGGTGCTGTTCTTTTTGGAATTTGTCCGCCAGCGGGCGGATTGGAACTTGCAATTTGCTAAAATGCGCGTTCCCATGCCCTCCCGCTCCGCCTTTTGCCACAAGAACAATATCCTTATTGCTATCTAAATCGTAAATAATCTTGTCGTCTTTGTCTTTTACGGTTGTTCCGATAGGCACTCTTATAAACAAATCCTCCGCGCATCTTCCTGTTTTATCCTTGGGCCCCCCCGCCCCTCCGTTTGTCGCTTTAAATATTTTGGCGCTAACAAAGTCTTTTAAAGTTGCTATGTTGGTATCTGCAATTAAATACACATCTCCGCCACTGCCCCCACTGCCCCCCATTGGCGGTCCTTTAGGTTTAAATTTAGCGCGTCCAAAGGTTATTAGTCCGTCGCCACCACTTCCTCCCCATACTGTTATTTTGGCTGTATCAATCATAGGCTAATTATAGCAGGTTTTTTGTTATTGAGGAGTAGGCTGTGTTTGCGCTGGCGCGGTTTCAGCGGGAATTTCGTTTACAACCGGTTGGTTTTTAATTTGTTCTTTTTGAATCTGTTCCTGCTGAGCTTGCTCTTGTATAGCTTGTTGTTCTTGCTGTTGTTTTGCCACTTCTTCACGGACTTTTTCCGCTTGTTCCTGCAAAATCTTTAAGTTATCGCTGGCAATTTTAAAGTCTTCGGAGTCTTGCGGTAAAAGTCTTAACACTATTTCCATATTCGTCGCCGACGCCTCCCAATTTTTTAGTTGCGCTTGAGAAAGCGATAGATTGTAATACGCGTTGGCGAAATCGGCCTTTAATTGAATTGCCTCTGCAAAAGATATAGCCGCCCTTTGAAAATCTCCTGCGGAGTAATATATAGAACCTGTTCCCACTACATTTCCAGATCCCACTCTCAAAATCGGGTTTAGGGGGTCTAATTGCACCGCTTCCTGCGCCGCATCCATAGCCGCTTGAGCGGCATTCTTGTCCAAGGCGGTTAACTGATTAAAGACCCAAGCTCGGTGCTCCCAGTTTGCCACAAACAGGGGGTTTATTTTTTCTGTGGTTAATCTAACTTCTCTTGTTGCCTGATTTACCAACTGTTGCATATCCGATTTATCCTGTTCGGTTATAGCGTCGCCTTTTTGGGCAATAAGGGCAACTAAAGCAATGTCAATATTGGCAAAATCCCGTCTGTATGTGTCGTAAAATGGGTTGTGGTAAACCACTTTGTTGTACAAATTGTATGCCTCCCCGATATTTCCGCTAGCAGCGGAGAGTAGGGCAGTTCTCCTATAAATTTCGGCAGTGTACGCTTTAACAGAGGCGAAAATTGTAGGGACGGCTATAAGCAAAGAAAGCCCCATAAATACATAAGTTAAAATTTCTTTTTTATCCTGCCCGAAATTTAAACTTAGTCTTTCGCCTACAGCCGCCACGCTAAAAGTAACATCTTCGGCAAAACCTTCCTGGAACTCTTTTTGAATGCGTACTAAAAGCGCCAGAAGTATTATTGTTAAAACGGCTATGGCGGTATTGGCGCTATAAAAGAGAAAGGACGCGAATATCCCTAAAACCGCGGCGTTTACGCCTGTGGCGGTAAAATCTTCTTTAGCTTTTTGGGATTTTGTAGTAATTCTTATAACCGCTAAGGTTAAAAGAATTAATGCGGTAAGACCCAAAAGCCCCTGTTCAGAAAAAACTCTAAAAAACTCGTTGCTTGGTTTGTTGAATCTCAAATTCCAAAAAGGAGTGTTATT from the Patescibacteria group bacterium genome contains:
- a CDS encoding 50S ribosome-binding GTPase codes for the protein MIDTAKITVWGGSGGDGLITFGRAKFKPKGPPMGGSGGSGGDVYLIADTNIATLKDFVSAKIFKATNGGAGGPKDKTGRCAEDLFIRVPIGTTVKDKDDKIIYDLDSNKDIVLVAKGGAGGHGNAHFSKLQVPIRPLADKFQKEQHPELMEYTGRKFSREKHIYYAEKGKLGGRAEFKLELKLIANAGLVGLPNAGKSSLLNALTKTTKAPVGSYPFTTLEPNLGVIFTHTTTPGVKDSHTPGVVIADIPGIIEGAHEGKGLGDKFLKHIERTQLLVHIISVENLESGAKSITKTNAYKTIRDELYKWNLGLIEKEEVIVVNKIDIAKDINILKKYFRNVIFTSAITGEGVAELKERIIEKIKKQEEKEDIKKKSEVSPTLTFTLQTLPNRKMVFNLPLKKVTPLFMF